Proteins from a single region of Akkermansiaceae bacterium:
- a CDS encoding metallopeptidase family protein: protein MEFETLSEWADEEVKAVVRILPPEVQQAAEKCVITFEAKPGHGAFDTELAGDELGLFEGVCLLDEPSPEDLPRIRIFVENIWEWVEEDEQDFRDEVGTTFLHELGHYLGWDEDEVNERGLE, encoded by the coding sequence ATGGAATTTGAAACGCTGAGCGAGTGGGCGGATGAGGAAGTGAAGGCGGTCGTCCGCATCCTTCCTCCGGAAGTGCAGCAAGCGGCGGAAAAATGCGTGATCACTTTCGAAGCGAAGCCCGGCCACGGCGCGTTCGACACGGAGCTGGCGGGGGATGAGCTGGGTCTCTTTGAGGGTGTCTGTCTGCTTGATGAGCCTTCGCCGGAGGATCTGCCCCGGATCCGCATCTTCGTGGAGAACATCTGGGAATGGGTGGAGGAGGACGAACAGGACTTCCGTGACGAGGTCGGCACCACCTTCCTCCATGAACTCGGCCACTACCTCGGCTGGGATGAGGACGAGGTGAACGAGCGCGGTCTGGAGTGA